The sequence CAACTGACGCTAGAACTCTGGAGCAATTTATCATAAACGacaaatgttgttgtttttttgttactgtTTTATGCCTTTAAAAAGCTTTCAGCAGAAAATCTTTCAATTtatcagcatactttttttatagtttgtAGTATTTCTAAGTTAACCATAATAAAAACGtatttaaaggttacctcccaccaaaaataaagttaattgcatatgaaagagtttgaaaggttgtctaggaatttgaatatttttttataattcttgattggttttttagaatttggactagaaagattcactaattatgcaAGATGTCATGAGTATGCTCTGCGAGGGTGTTATATTTAACGtttttgacaagccatatagagttaaaaatgttttctggccgTCACTTtgacgcattttaaacattttacataaattttaatatttagttaccGTATTTTCCAGTGTATAACCCAcgggttataagttgatttttacgacttccacTTTGGTGtgggttataatgtggtgcgggtaatgtgataagttttatattttctgtcatttattgtgaaatttaaagtttatacatttaatgaagaaaatagtaccaacggGATAAAATGCAAACATTAATATAACTCCATGCCAGATGTtatatctacgtaatcttacttcaagtacgtgatttaattttttttacacagtaaaattgctttaactttctattgcttgccagtgctaatattacgaggtctctctgaaacacaattctggagatcgattttcttttgtgttgaatgaaTTTATTGCACACATCCTTAAACAAAGAGAACAGTTTCAATTCAAGTGAGATAACTATTACTACCTCATTTGCAACAAGTTTTTGATAAATTCTAGCTGCAGTCTCTTCAGGGTTTTTCCAATGTATAATGTACAATAACTCAGTTTAGATACATATGGCCACCCACTTTCTCTATTTGTAAAAGTTGATAggcttaaattttttattgaatgTATTATCTTTGACACGAAACACTATTTTGTCAGAAATCATCTAATAAATATCAGGCCTAAATGgtagttttttttgtaacaaactGGTAACTCAAAAAGACTTTTGCTGGGAAGGAGGGTATAAAACAGGGTATCAGGCCTTAGACATATTAGATGTTCTGGGTAACTTGTTCTGATGTACCAGGGGTGATTTTTTCTCAATGTTCCATTCACAGTTTTTTTGAATACTTCATACAGATCACACTTAAAAATAGTGTTAACTGGTAGAGATTAAACAGTGTTACCTTTTACCATATCCTGTGGTAATAGGAAAGGTTATGATTTGTGGTTGCCAGAAATGTAAACCACATATCATCAGTCACAGTCTTGAAGAAACGGGTAGGTATGTTAAAGAGATATATAGGATATTACATGATGGTGTTTATATCTTTGCTTCCTCTCTTGGTATAGAATACACCTCCACGATGTTCTATTGTCTAGAGTACTATAAGAACAAAGAGAATCACAATATTAAACATTAACATGTGGCACTTTTCCATGCCCAAAATTCTTCTCTGCTGTCCATGATAAATCTTTAAAGAGTGTGTCCAGGATGTTACCGCAATCAGCATAGAAACttttttcaaaagttatgcAATGAGAATTATTGTATAGTgcagtttaaaaaattcaataacaaaaaacagcatgaaaactatttttatataaatttttgagtGGTGTGTTTATGTTTGTTGCCCAGCCttatttataagaaaatataGTTTTGTTgctatatatttacttttttgcaGCATTCAAATTTTTCCAAATGTATTGAAGAAGGGTGTTACCGCATTGtgccttgtttttatattttttttcaaatatggtAGACTATTTTAGTGATAGTGTTGCAGTAATACATTTTCATTGCATATTTTTCTCGTTTATAATCACACTAAGGAGGGTGTTATAAGAAAtatagtttgttttgtttttaacccaGTGATAAAAATAAGTGATGTTAGTAAGACAGTAGAAAATTGGTGTCATTTACTTGAATTAGGTGGGGATAAAAACGTAGTaatgaataataaataattGAATTGAAATGTGATACATGCGAAGTTATCTGTGTGTATAACCATGTGTTTGTTTGCATCTCACAGCTAGCAAATGAAGATTAAATCCTAATCACTCCCAGGCTTTGTGTTACAGATGTATACACctgttttattttcaacattcattttgtgttttttccttAAAGACATTTTGGTAAAAAACATTAGTTTTTCATCTTTATGAGagcttcatcatcatcatcatcatcatcatcattctcggcttaatgtccgttttccatgctagcatgggttggacagggtatattaatgaccctcttccaatctgatctggACTGTgtttagatctaaactcaactttatGAGAGCTTAGCTCCCAAAATAAGTTCAGCAGTTTGTGTATCCCAAAAGTATGTTCTGCTACCATTTTATAATTAAGCCTCTTTTGGGTGCTTTAAGTTTTGTAATGTAAAAGTACTGCTAAAATGCTGTATAATTTCCTAAAACCTGGATGCATTGCTAATTTAATCTTagttggtcctaggtggtccctagctaCCCATGCAGGAGATGATATCAGTTAATTCACCTTTTTCCAAGTTAGACCTCAAAAATTCAAGTACGCTACATAGCTTTAGAAATTTCAGGTCAAATATTAACATTAATATAATATATGTACATAGTGACGTAACATCAAAGTAACTGATTTGTCATTAAGCAACTAAGATGTagtttttcctttatttttacCATATTTACCATTTCTATTGTTATTAAGGGATCAGTACTGCTAATGCATAGTGAAACCTTTCTCCCTGTTAtcaatataaataatattcttcCTAGCCTGAGATAGCTTAACAAAAAagacaacaataataaatttCTCAATGAAATTCTACATAAGTAAAAATCATGTCTTTTGCTTGTGAATTCGTCATAtgtattttttctctttatagTTAATCTCTGTGACGTTGTCTTTAGAGAGAGAGATTAGCATGTTTCACCAGATGCACCATGTATGTTACAGTGTTCAATTGTTTATTactttaatttgttattttagaataatAAATTGAGCGAAAAAATGGCAGCCATTCGTAAAAAGTTGGTAATTGTTGGTGATGGAGCTTGTGGAAAAACTTGTCTCCTTATTGTGTTTTCTAAAGATCAGTTCCCAGAAGTGTACGTACCAACTGTATTTGAAAACTATGTTGCTGATATAGAAGTAGATGGCAAACAAGTCGAATTGGCATTGTGGGATACAGCTGGACAAGAAGATTACGACAGATTAAGACCGTTATCATATCCTGACACTGATGTTATTCTGATGTGCTTTTCCATAGATTCACCAGACAGTTTAGAAAATATTCCCGAAAAATGGACTCCAGAAGTAAAACACTTCTGTCCTAATGTCCCTATTATTTTAGTTGGAAACAAACGAGATCTTCGCAACGACACCTCGACTATTCACGAGTTAGCAAAAATGAAGCAAGAGCCAGTCAAGATTGAGCAAGGTAAAGAAATGGCAGAAAAAATCAATGCCTTTTCTTATTTAGAATGCTCTGCGAAAACAAAAGATGGTGTGAGggaggtttttgaaactgcaacACGTGCTGCTCTTCAggtaaagaaaaagaagaagggaAAATGTGTTTTGCTATAATAGTTCTTTTCACTGTTTGACTGTTGTTAGTAATCGCTCACACATGATATCaccataaaaactttaaatcaaTATTATACCTAATTTAATGATCATTTTACCTTTACTATTGTATAAAAATGCACTTTCGGGGAAACTGCCAtatattttctcatttttttacagGCGAAAacaagttttgaaaaataattagtAATCTCCAATTTCGTCTCGTTTGCCGGTTTTAAGGTTCCGTTGTTTtttggtttttgttttttacttatttgACATGGAAACCTGGAGTAAATTTTGTGTGTTTGGTCAGTCTCAATTCAAGAATACTTGTAAAACCTTCATAATGTATTGGATCAGATTTTATTTGTTAGAATACAATTAGAACAAATTTCTATTAGACACGCTTCtgtttttttcttagtttggaAACAGTAAATTTGCGAATTTTTTTCCCTATCGCTAAAAAAAGGAACTTTATGGACACCAACTTTGGTGAACGGCaaagaataaaatgttttttaacagaaaattaTTTGAGAGTGAAAATTTTTGTCTGAATTTAAAATTTGGTAGATGAATGTCGCGGATAAGAAAGAAGTTGTCGGATAGTGCAAATAATATTTTGTCTGGGTGAACTGATTTTTATCGCAAAAATAATGCACATAAAACTTAATCAGGCAACTTAAATCATGAGAATCTTTTAGTCTCCCATTTGTTCTTATCTCTGCAaaattaagcaatatttttacAAAGGTCGCCGCGAACCGCTTTTATTTTGAGACCTGGACAAGGGGTTGGCGTTCGAAATGACCCCGGTTTCTCCTACTTTTTTCTGATCGTTATGATTTCGCGCCGCCGAGCAGACAGACACGTATATTACGACCGACACGCACGATGTGATTATTTCCATCTTTGTTGTATGCAATGTATAGCACGCAAAGATTAAAGTACTCTGCTGGAAAAAATCCCACGGTGTGTACCGACTTTTAATATGGAGATATTGTGTTTActgaaagacaaaaaaaaaattctacagtatttaaaaaatgacatttttaattCGCCTATAAAAAAACATCTACTTTTATATCAGAACAGATCTTACTTAATTTTTCGCCAACATTTTAAAAGACATTGCTGGTATTTCTGACCATTTTAACAATAGTACAATCCTTTGAAACCATGCACACGCCACTTCCAGCAGTACATTCACCCGTGTGCATGTTTGCACTAAAGTTAAGAtgactgttttttttctttcatcttACGTTCTCACTTTatcgttgttttgtttttctttattagcAATGCGACACTGATATTTGtcagtatttttttaattcttgcaCTGAAGTTATCACAAAAAAGATGGCACCAACGACAAAACAGCAGTTAAAATCTCCCTGACAACATTTTGTCATTAAATTAGCTGTAGTTTTTTCTATACAAAACTCATTTTATTACTGGTTGGTAAATTTAAAATGCTAATAATATCAAACGCGGTTTAGATATAAAATTAGAAAAGGCAAACAAgaaaccttgtccccaggacatcttgtatcttttctgactttTTTTTTGCCGTCCCGATatgaaaagagacaacaggcgctgggaacgaggttaggCAAACCAGACACCATCGGGTGTTAAAAAGAATGTCTGCTATAAAAAGGCGAGAGAGATTCTTCCCAGATTTGCCTACATTACCTCAAGAACCTTGAGTGTGAGATGAAGTAATATCGAGTTAAGAAAAGGTGTCAAGAGGACAGTTTTGGCGGAAGTAAGATCATACATCATGCTAGTTTCTTTTCCGAAAAGTCAAACAGGCTTGATATCCCTGCGAGGTTTTATCTTTATAAAAGATCTTAAaaagacataaaataaaataacgaaAGTAAAGGAAtccataaacaaaaatatgcaaaataCAGTGCTTGGGGAAATTATAGGGTGTGACCCGCTTTAGTGAGGTTAGTTCTAAGAAGTAATGTAAATTGGAACTTTGAAATGACGTGTCCTTATCCATTCTTTGAGTAAAGTGTCTTCTGTCAAGAAGTGTCAGCTATAAAGTGTCCACTTACTACATAGAGGTTTTGTTATGATATTTTGACTGCCATTTTACCTGCTCCTGAAAAAAGTGTTCTTTGTTGAAAGCTGTGCACCCTCGATCccagtttttttttcctttctgaTATAAGTGAAGATTTCATCCCACATATAGCGCATTGAAAAGGTAGTGTGCATAAAAtttgacaaagtatttaaagCGATTTCCTGAAAACACGTGGCCACAGAAATCATACAATGATCCTGGTGACGATATTGCATGTAATTCGATCTTATTTTCTGTAGTTAAGAAAGACATTTATTTAATAGACCTTCTTACCCGTGGATGTTTTTGAATGTTTATGCAAAATAATCAGTTTGAAGAAAATTCTAATGTGGAAATATGTTTACTAGAAATAACATGATGTATGGTTGTAAGCTTCGTGAAAAGTTTTAAACTCATCTGACCTTCCCATGCAATGGTCTTTCCTAATTAATAAGCAGATACATGATGATGTGAAGGTTTTATCACGCCAGGAGGAGTGCTCAGGTGATTATGTGGAATCGTTGATCGATAAGCAAGTCATGGTTAAGCGAATAACAACGAAACCCTTTGATGCTGGACATATTCGGTTGacataaaattaagaagaatacgaAAGAATGTGGTGCGCTGGAAGGAGATCGAAATAAACCATCAACAAAATACTTCAAACTGCAAATCTGATTATATACATTTCTGCAACAAAATTTCTTTAGTGACAAGCCTGTCTGAAGTAAGGAACTGAAGAGTAAGTAGCTACACATCATACAACCATTGTAATTCATTTTCGCGGGGCTCAAACTTTCGTTGATGTCGCAAATTTctggttttttaaaattgatgttcttaaaaattttgaaaagccTTATTCCCGAAGGATTATTCTCGCGCAatatttctctttttattttgGCAAAAGTTCATGCTGTAAACTTTTACGATTTTCGATGCAAAACTAGAAAACAAACATATGGCAAACAGTAAACCATCGACTTAGAGCTAAGAGTGGTTTTTGTGTAAAGgaattttttgacaaatatatttttacctaCACGCAAAAATCTAGCTATACCCAGAAATTTTACGTAGTTTTATCCTTCATTCACGAAAGTTAATGCTTCACTGTATTCTATTTCATTCGCGAAATCAAAACGTTTCTGCCCTCAAAGTATACTTTTCTGTTCGTTCTTATGCCATATTTTCATTATCCGAAATTTATTGTAACATTAGCATAAAAGCACAGGGAGTTTCAATTCCCttatctttattttattaagataAAACCGGACTAAAATCTTGACACTTTGGTTACCACAggagacaaaaaaattgttggacAATATTTCTTTGATGTAAAAAGCTGTTCGACCTCTTCCTGGCATGAGACTTAATTGGTATTATGTGTTCTCTCGTCCCTTCCACTCATTAATGATGTCAGTATTAGAGACTGTTGcaaaatttatacaaatataaaaaaatgtttttcttttacccaatcaacaaaataaacaaaatttatcaATCTTGTGCCCAGACACAATGGTTTATAGTATTTAGacagttaaaagcaattttttctGCTATTTTTAAATCACGCATCTACTATTTTCTCACGTTAAACGGAAAGCTGATGTTGTGCTTTCCTAATAGAAAATTAAAGGAACAAGACCTTTACATTTAGCTGTTTTTATTGAAGCATGTCGTTGCTGAATTTTTTTGAGCAAAAAtgaagtgaaataaaaaaaaatgattttaaaaccaACAATTTTAGGATGACTTAAAAGGACGTTTTAAATTTGCGTAATATTTGTTCTGTTTGTAGAGTTCCTCAGACTTTATGCAGGGAAATTTTTCTCTCTTCTTTTCAGCGAAACAAACGAagcaaacaaaccaattttcatTATTTCATTATGTGTAAGAGTCGTAGCTAGGTAATAATTTGTGCGTCGTataatttattgtgttttacCGAAACAATGTTGTATTAAAGATACTTAACTCCTATATGTATGGAGgtgaattaattgtctttaacatATAAACTTCTTGAAAAATAGAAAgtttatgttttgtatttttattttttcacatgtgCTCTTACAAAAGTAAAACTCATATTCGGTTTTGCTTTCTTTctgcatatttttttgaaataagctCTTGCGCGCAGAGGAAAAAGcttctacaaaaaaaattttgaaaaaaagcttttgTCTGGAGTGattaaaatgtttaataaaattttaaagcatgCAGAAAGTTTGACGACCTCCTTCCTACACATGGCCTTTAAAAAATTCTTGGCTAGTTTATCCCGCCCTCCTCAAATGGAAAATTTTCTGAATATGCAAGTAATGCAATTGGAAACGcggcttattattttttttattattatctagATCGGTATCATATTGACATATTTTTTGCAGGAACGCGTAGACTGAATTGTTTTTTTCGTTATGTGTGATATCAAACCGACCGCGGTTTCCAGTTGTTTGCATAAAATAAAAAGGCACGATTCTCCGCAAATCACTTCGCTTTCTTATTCTGTGGTTAAAAAAACCTAGATGGTGTTATTTTGCTGATACCACATACATTGtaaaaatgttcttattttcTGCAGGGACGAAGATTATGGCAGCAGCACCAGCAGGTTCTACTCATCAAATTTTGATTGATAAGAACGAGTACCAGCTGAAATTGGTCACATTTATCAATGAAGGTGTCGATCATCTGCGGGAAATACTGCATGATCCTGCACGTGGCAACAAACCAAGTGATGGAACAAAATTATATCAAGCACTGTTACCGTATAAGAAAATATTGAGTTATCTTAAAAGAGATCAGCTGGAGATTGTATTTCCACAAAGTCAACAGACAGATTCCAAATTATTTGATATCACTCTTTTATGCAGCATTCTGATAAATTGTTGCCCAAACATACAGGCACCGAATGGAGGATGGAAAATCAAAGAACCACAATCAAATGATATTAGTGAGGGTGCTGATATCATTCGAATACGGAATGCTAGAAATGATGTTATGCATGGAACAGCGTTGAATGTGACGGAATATAATGATTTGTGGAACAACATAGAATCAGCATTGAGAAGGCTTGGCTACGATGTAACTAAAGTAGTAGATTTAAAAACTGGCAGTTTAGAAGACCTAGAGTTGTTTAAGGTTGAGATAACCAAGGCGAAGGTTGAGATACTGAGTCT is a genomic window of Hydractinia symbiolongicarpus strain clone_291-10 chromosome 14, HSymV2.1, whole genome shotgun sequence containing:
- the LOC130625498 gene encoding ras-like GTP-binding protein RHO, whose product is MAAIRKKLVIVGDGACGKTCLLIVFSKDQFPEVYVPTVFENYVADIEVDGKQVELALWDTAGQEDYDRLRPLSYPDTDVILMCFSIDSPDSLENIPEKWTPEVKHFCPNVPIILVGNKRDLRNDTSTIHELAKMKQEPVKIEQGKEMAEKINAFSYLECSAKTKDGVREVFETATRAALQVKKKKKGKCVLL